Sequence from the Syntrophorhabdaceae bacterium genome:
CGGGTAGTTGAGGCCGAGCTTCGCGGCTTTGTCGATATCCTCTTTCGAGGCAATACCCTGCTCGTAGAGTTTTATAGCTTCGATGGCAACCGCGATCATCAGTCTGTTCGCGAGGAAGCCCGGTACGTCCACCTTTACGGCCACAGGCTCTTTGCCGAGCTTTCTGGCGAGCTCGATGGTCGTCGCGGCGGTCTCGTCGCTGGTCCTGATACCGCTGATGACTTCCACAAGTTTCATAAGGGGAACGGGGTTGAAGAAATGCATACCCACTACTTTGTCAGGTCTCTTGGTGGCCGCGGCGATCTCGGTGATCGACATGGAAGAGGTGTTCGATGAGAGGATGACTTCCGGCTTCACGATCCCGTCGAGCTCTGCGAAGACTTTCTTCTTCACATCCATGACCTCGATGATGACCTCCACGACAAAGTCCGCGTCTTTCATCGCGCCCATGTCGGTGGTGCCTTTGATCTTACCCAGGATGCCGCTCTTCTGCTCTGCCGTCATCTTGCCCTTCTCGACGGACTTGGAGAGGAACCTGTCGATATTCTTCATGCCGCCTTCGACAAACCTCTCTTCGATATCCCTCATGATGACGTTGTAGCCCGCCATCGCGGCTACCTGGGCGATGCCGTTACCCATGACGCCCGCACCCAACACTCCGATAGTTTTGATCTCCATCTTAGCCCTCCGGATTAATGTATTTTTGTGAAAAAAATTAATGAGCACACAAAAACTATGAGTCATTATTTTATACAACAAGCAGATAGGAATAATCAAGCACTTTCAGGACCATACAATAGCCTGACCTGCCCCCGCTCTGCGCAGAATTTAGTACCGTGTACCGGTCGTACCCGTCCCGCAGATCCGCTCCTTTAGCCTCATGGCGAGGTGAGCCACCCGTGCCCTGAGATTCAGAAGATAGGCTTGTTCCATTTGTTTGATGCCCCGGTTCGGATCGTATTCTCCCTCTTTAATGATCTCGACCACCCGCTCCACAGCCCCCTTCTCCCGGATAAGCAGGTGTTCCACATCATCCCTGAACCGGAGGGCAGCTTCGATCGAAGAGGCAAGGAACTTCTTTACCTCCTCTCCGGTAAATACGAAATGGTGGCCCTGGCAAAGTATGGCCGCGTCAAGTTCCGCGATCCGGTTGAGAGACGTCATATATTGATCGAAATCGACCAAAAACTCCGTGCCCACGAACCCGTTCTGCCAGAGGAGACCCGACGCTTCGGTGGCGATCAGGATCCTTTCTTCCGGGATGTAGTAACTCAGGAGGTCCCATGTGTGGCCGGGACTCGACAACACATGCACGCTCATCTCGTTGCCCAGGGGCACGACCTGCCCGTCCGCAAGGACCGTATCGATCCGGAAAGGCTCGAAAGGCTCCCTGATCAGCAGGCCGGGGTCGATGCCTTCGATACTTTCGATGAGAGGCACCACGGTGGCGCTCAATTTTTTCATCAGCTCGATTGCGTGGGGACGCGCCATGATCGCCGCCGCTTTCTCCGAGGCAGCGATATTCATAGAGGGGAATATATTCTTCAGATACGCTGCGGCACCGCAGTGGTCCCAGTGCACGTGGGTGAGAAAGAGTGTTGCGGGCTGCCGGGCGGAGAGTACGCCCACCACGTCCCTCTCGTAAAATCTTCCCATGCAGTGAAACCCTGCTTCGAACAATACGGGCTCCTCCCCCGCGAGAAGATAAGAGGGGGACCACGGGAGACCCGTGACGTGGAGCTTGTCGCTCACCGGTCCTGTTTTTCTGAAGATCAAACCTGCCTCTTAAAAATCATTACGCGTATACAACGTGAGAACTTCCGTGTCCGCCATAACTATGCAATTGCATATAACCTTTGAGGCTATTATACCCTACGCCGGCATCGTGCCACAATATAAAACTGAAGTTTTTTGGGACTTTCCCCGGGGAGCGAAGAAGTTACTGCAAATAAAGGACTTTCCCATCCCTTCAACGCCTCTTTCCGATTGAAAATCACCGCGCCTGAGATGAGGCGGAGGCCCGTTTTTCCAGGGGTGAATAAATACAAATTCAGGCCCCCGACCCTCCCTTTCCGGCAGAAATAACTTGACATGAAAAAGGTGCTTTGCTAAGATACTTTGTTAATAGTTTCACATTCTTATTTCATTTAAAACTAATTAAGGGGAGGAATATTATGAATTTCAAGTGGTCCGACGAATTGGAATCAATGCGCAAAATGGCATATGATTTTGCAGTAAAAAATATTAAGCCCACCATGGAGGAGGACGAGAAAGAGCATAAATATCGTCCCGATATGCTGAAGAAGATGGGCGACCAGGGTATGTTTGCATGCCTGGCTCCGGAGAAGTTCGGCGGACTCGGACTCGAAGAAGGTCATATGGCTGCTACCCTCATGGCATCCGAATTTGCGCGGGTCAGCCCGTCATGGGGTCTTCCTTTTAACCTCCAGATGAACGGACCCCAGAATGTCCTCCTCAAATTTGCAAGCGAAGAACTGAAAGAAAAATTCCTTCCCGGATTAATTTCAGGCGAAGTTGGCGGCTGTTTTGCAATTACGGAGCCCAATTCCGGTTCCGACGTGGCCAGCATGAAAACCACGGCGACTGAAGTCGACGACGGCTATATCCTCAATGGGACCAAGACCTGGATCTCAGGCGTTCCTTATGTCGGCTGCGGCGTAGTCTATGCCATGACCGACAAGGCGGCAAAGCACAAAGGCATGTCAGCCTTCTTCGTAGATTTCAAGAATACTCCGGGAATCGTACAGAGGGCCATTACCACAAAACTCGGCCTCCACTGCGCCCCTACGGGCGAGCTCTTCTTCGAAGAAGCAAAAATCCCGAAAAGCGCACTGGTAGGGAAACTGGGTCAGGGCTTCAATATCTGCATGACCATGCTCAACTTCACCAGGCTCAGCTCGGCTGCAAGAGCGGTGGGCGTTTCCCAGGCATGTATCGATGAAGCCTGCAAGTACGCAAACGAGAGAGAGCAGTTCGGTCAGCCCATCGGCCAGTTCCAGATGATCCAGGAGCAGATCGGCCGTATGTCGGTAGAGCACGATGCGGCAAAGCTTCTCGTCTGGAGAGCAGCATGGCAGAAAGACCAGGGCATAACCAATACCCTCGAGACCTCCATGGCAAAATATTACGCCGCGGAGTCGGCAAACTTCTGCGCCTCGGAAGCCGTTAAGATTTTCGGCTCCTACGGATTCTCCTCGGAATA
This genomic interval carries:
- a CDS encoding 3-hydroxyacyl-CoA dehydrogenase family protein, whose product is MEIKTIGVLGAGVMGNGIAQVAAMAGYNVIMRDIEERFVEGGMKNIDRFLSKSVEKGKMTAEQKSGILGKIKGTTDMGAMKDADFVVEVIIEVMDVKKKVFAELDGIVKPEVILSSNTSSMSITEIAAATKRPDKVVGMHFFNPVPLMKLVEVISGIRTSDETAATTIELARKLGKEPVAVKVDVPGFLANRLMIAVAIEAIKLYEQGIASKEDIDKAAKLGLNYPMGPFELMDLTGIDINLHVMDYFYKELPKENKWDPPLTIKNMVRAGLLGQKSAGKGWYDRSK
- a CDS encoding MBL fold metallo-hydrolase, with the protein product MIFRKTGPVSDKLHVTGLPWSPSYLLAGEEPVLFEAGFHCMGRFYERDVVGVLSARQPATLFLTHVHWDHCGAAAYLKNIFPSMNIAASEKAAAIMARPHAIELMKKLSATVVPLIESIEGIDPGLLIREPFEPFRIDTVLADGQVVPLGNEMSVHVLSSPGHTWDLLSYYIPEERILIATEASGLLWQNGFVGTEFLVDFDQYMTSLNRIAELDAAILCQGHHFVFTGEEVKKFLASSIEAALRFRDDVEHLLIREKGAVERVVEIIKEGEYDPNRGIKQMEQAYLLNLRARVAHLAMRLKERICGTGTTGTRY
- a CDS encoding acyl-CoA dehydrogenase family protein; this translates as MNFKWSDELESMRKMAYDFAVKNIKPTMEEDEKEHKYRPDMLKKMGDQGMFACLAPEKFGGLGLEEGHMAATLMASEFARVSPSWGLPFNLQMNGPQNVLLKFASEELKEKFLPGLISGEVGGCFAITEPNSGSDVASMKTTATEVDDGYILNGTKTWISGVPYVGCGVVYAMTDKAAKHKGMSAFFVDFKNTPGIVQRAITTKLGLHCAPTGELFFEEAKIPKSALVGKLGQGFNICMTMLNFTRLSSAARAVGVSQACIDEACKYANEREQFGQPIGQFQMIQEQIGRMSVEHDAAKLLVWRAAWQKDQGITNTLETSMAKYYAAESANFCASEAVKIFGSYGFSSEYPVERYLRDAKSYQIVEGTSNVQKMIIAQFALGYRKA